Proteins from a single region of Polynucleobacter sp. KF022:
- a CDS encoding YqiA/YcfP family alpha/beta fold hydrolase: MPSTLLVYLHGFRSSPRSSKAVITGEAIQALATPENPIEWFCPQLLASPKASMDLVEKHIHDSKHDRLVVVGSSLGGFYANYLAEKYGCKAVALNPAVRAPRELAPHVGMLTSYDSDEPFDFRPEYIDELNALQVESITKPSRYFLMAAKGDELLDWREMVEFYKGAEQLVLEGSDHGIAEYPEHLPKVIQFISR; encoded by the coding sequence ATGCCTTCAACATTGCTTGTATATCTTCATGGCTTTCGATCATCGCCTCGATCTAGTAAGGCCGTTATTACAGGTGAGGCAATTCAAGCTTTAGCAACACCAGAAAATCCCATTGAGTGGTTTTGCCCACAGCTTTTAGCATCTCCTAAGGCGAGTATGGATCTAGTAGAAAAACATATCCATGACTCAAAACATGATCGTTTGGTGGTTGTCGGATCCTCATTAGGTGGCTTCTACGCCAATTATCTTGCCGAGAAGTATGGCTGCAAAGCGGTAGCCTTAAATCCTGCCGTAAGAGCCCCAAGAGAGCTAGCTCCCCATGTTGGCATGTTGACTTCCTATGACTCAGATGAGCCGTTTGATTTTCGTCCAGAATATATCGATGAACTAAATGCGCTTCAAGTGGAGTCAATAACCAAGCCCTCTCGTTATTTTTTAATGGCTGCAAAAGGCGATGAATTGTTAGATTGGCGTGAGATGGTGGAGTTTTACAAAGGTGCAGAGCAACTAGTGCTAGAAGGCAGCGACCATGGCATTGCTGAGTATCCAGAGCACTTACCTAAGGTAATACAGTTCATCTCACGGTAG
- the hyi gene encoding hydroxypyruvate isomerase → MPQFAANLTMLFNEHSFMDRFEKAAESGFKAVEFLFPYAYKAGEIRQKLDQNNLRLVLHNLPAGDWDEGERGIACLPDRMDEFKASVAKAIEYAKVLGVGQLNCLAGKAPAGLSQELLQATLIANLRYAAAELKKVNIKLLIEPINTFDIPGFYLSKTQQALEILNEVGVDNVYIQYDIYHAQRMEGELSKTLEKNISRIAHIQLADNPGRHEPGTGEINYAYLFKLIDRIGYQGWIGCEYKPATQTQSGLDWIKSLNRL, encoded by the coding sequence ATGCCCCAGTTTGCAGCAAATCTCACCATGCTATTTAATGAGCATTCCTTTATGGATCGATTTGAAAAAGCAGCAGAATCTGGATTCAAGGCCGTTGAATTTCTTTTCCCCTATGCCTATAAGGCAGGTGAAATTCGTCAAAAACTGGATCAAAATAACTTACGTCTGGTGCTTCACAATTTGCCTGCTGGAGATTGGGATGAGGGGGAGCGAGGGATTGCCTGTCTTCCAGATCGCATGGATGAATTTAAAGCAAGTGTTGCCAAAGCAATTGAATATGCAAAAGTGCTAGGGGTGGGTCAACTCAATTGCTTAGCAGGAAAAGCACCTGCTGGATTGAGTCAAGAGCTGTTGCAAGCAACATTGATTGCAAACTTACGATATGCGGCAGCTGAGCTCAAAAAGGTCAATATTAAATTACTGATTGAGCCAATCAATACATTTGATATTCCCGGATTCTATTTATCAAAAACCCAGCAAGCTTTAGAAATTCTGAATGAAGTTGGCGTTGATAATGTGTATATTCAATACGATATTTATCATGCCCAACGCATGGAGGGTGAGCTTTCTAAAACATTAGAGAAAAATATCTCTAGGATTGCCCACATTCAATTGGCTGATAATCCGGGTCGACATGAGCCCGGTACTGGAGAAATTAATTACGCATATCTTTTTAAACTGATCGATCGGATAGGCTACCAAGGCTGGATTGGCTGTGAATACAAGCCGGCTACCCAAACCCAATCAGGGTTGGATTGGATCAAATCACTCAATAGACTTTAG